GCGTGTCAGGCGCCGTCACGGTCAAGGCCGCCTGAGGAAGTCATGCCGCGCCGGCCTGCACGAGGCATCGCCGGCGCGGTCTTGCACCGCGGTTACTTGTCGCTGGCGGGCTTGGCCGACATGGCCAGCGTGTACTGGTCGCGGCGGCCTTCGTAGGCGATGCCCTTGCGATAGGCCCACAGCGTGCTTTCGAAGTGCAGCGGGATCAGCGGCACGTCGGCCAGGGCGATCCTGGTCGATTCCTCCAGCATGGCGCGGCGCTTGTCCGGATCCACGGTCACCGCGGCCTCGCGGTACACCTTGTCAAATTCAGGATTCGAGTAGCCGCCATAGTTGCTGGTGCCCAGCGACTTCGGCGCATCCAGCGACGTCACCCAAAGCTGGAACAGGGCCGATGCCTCGCCGACTTCGGACGGCCAGCCGCCCAGCGCGAAACTGAACTCGCGCTTGGCGCGCTTGGGGAAGTAGATCGAAGCCGTCATGGCATCGACGTGGGTCTTGATGCCGATGCGGGACAGGTACTGGGCCACCGCCTGCGCTACCTGGCCGTCATTGATATAGCGGTCGTTGGTGCTCGACACCGTCAGTTCGAAACCGTCGGGATAGCCGGCTTCGGCCAGCAGCTTCTTGGCCGCGGCGGGGTCGTACTTGATTTCAGGCGCGTGGGCCAGCCCGCCGAACATGCCATCCGGCATGTATTGATAGGCGGGCGTCGCCATGCCGTCCATGATGCGCTGCGTGATGGCCTTGCGGTCGATCGCCATATTGATGGCGCGGCGCACACGCACATCCTGGAGCGGGTTCTTGCCGTCCGGCGCCTTCACGAGGGGGCTGGGGCTGCGGCCGACGTCGGGCTGGAAGAACACCAGGCGCGTAGACGGCGTAGCCACATAGCCGAAATTGGGGTTTTCTTTCACGCGCTGGATGTCGCGCGCGGCCGGGTTTTCGATCAGGTCGAAGTCGCCGGACAGCAGGCCGGTCATGCGGGGGCCGGCGTTGGGCACCGGAACCATCTTCACTTCTTTCCAGTACGGCTTGGGGCCCCAGTAGTTCTCATTGCGCACCAGTTCGATGCCCGTGCCCTTGACGTACGACTTCAGCATATACGGGCCGGTACCGATGGCGTCCTTGCCGCTGTTGAAGTCGACGACGGTGGGCCAGGGGCCGGTCACGCCGCAGCCTTCCTTGGGCGCGAAGGTCAATTTGCCATGGGGGACGATGCCGTTCCAGATAATGGGCAGCGAACGCGCGAGTTCGGCCGGCATGACGGGCAGCGGTTCGCGCGTTTTGATGATGACGGTGTAGTCGTCCGGCGTCTGGACGTCGGTGAACATCTTCGTCAACGTTGCGTACGACGCGGAGATATTGGTTTCGTTGTTCAGCGTCCGGCAGATGGTGAACAAAACGTCCTGCGAAGTGAACGGCTTGCCGTTGGAGAACTTCACGTCATGCCGAAGCTTGATTTCCCAGGTCAGGTCGTCCAGGTTTTTCCACGACGTTGCCAGGGCCGGGACCAGATTCATGTCGGCGTCGCGGCCGATCAGCGAACTGTAGACGTGCGCCGAAAAGGCGTCATTGGCCGTCATCTTGTGATAGTGGGGATCGGCCGAGGTCGGCTCGGCGGACAGCGCGATTTTCAGCGTCTGGGCGTGGGCGGGCAGGGCGGCGGCGATACCGACACTGGCGCACAGCAGCGCCAGGGCGTGACGGGGGAACAGCATGTACGTACTCCGGATAGAGGCGGGACGACAACGGAGGCGCCGGGGGGCTTTCCCCGAATCGCGGCCGCCCCGCAGGCGGCAGCGATGCAGCCGTATATGAATCGTTATCAGTCGTAAGCGCCGAAGCGGGCGATTATGGTGAGGCGCCGCAAGGACTGTCAATGCACGTTGTCCAGTAGACGGCCAATGCGGGCCTCCATGCCGCGTCCCGGCATGCGCTGGAAACAAAAAAAGCCTCTCCGCCGGAACGGAGAGGCTTCACGCTGCTTGTACTTCGCTACTGCTGTACTTCCTGTACTTCACTACTGCCGTACTTCACTACTGCTGCCTGGCTGCTGCCAGTTCCACTTCGCTACTGCTGCTGCTACTGCTCTGCTTCACTGCGGCGGCACTGCTGGTACTTCTTCGCTGCGTCGTTTCTTCCGCCGTACTGCTGCACTGCTCTACCGTTGCTGCCTGCTGTGCGCACGCGCGCGGCTGTCATGCGAGCCGGCGCGGGCGGCTTACCACTGGCCGACGCTGTAGCGGCTGCTCTGCTGCTGGGCGCGGCTCATCGCGTCCTGCACTTCTTCGACGAAGTTGAAGAAAGCGCCAACGCCATGCGCCACGGCGCGGGCGGCGCGCTTGACGGCGGCGACGGGATGGGCGGCGGGTTGCGTGTTCAAGGTGTTCTCCAGGATGTCGCGCTCGAGCGCGTCGGTCAGACGAAGATTCTGGTTCAGGGCAAGGTTGGTCATGGTCGGTCTCCTGCGGTGTTCGGTCTTGCTCGATCAGTGAAAACCATTATAGGGAAAACCCGTAGTGCAGCGCAACAAAAATCTAGGGATAACCCTAGGTATGTTGTAAGCAAGCACGACGATGCCTGGCGCACAGGGGCTCTATCCGTGTGTCCCCAATTCGGGCCGGGTATTTACCTTCCGGGCGGTAAGTAATAGGATGTTGGGACCTTGTCTGATTTCCCTGATGACGCATGTCCGAGAACCGACCACACGGCGGACCGCCCGCCCGTTCCGCCGGGACTCCACGGCTGCGCCCCGGACGGCCGCCGACCATGGCGGCCCCGCGAGAACGCATCCTGGAAGAGGCGGCCCGGCTTTTCGCCGACAGCGGCTATGAAAACAGCACCATGGCGGATGTGGCCGGCCGCCTCGGGGTGACGAAGGCGGCGATCTACCACTACTTCCCGACCAAGCAGGACATTTACGACGCAATCATCATCGACGTGCTGTCAGGTTTGACGGCCACCGTCGCGGCCGAAGTGGCCCGGGAAACCGAGCCCATGGCCCGGCTGCGGCGGTTCATGCTGGCGCACGCCCGCTATTTCCAGGCGCGCCATCCGCAATTCGTGACCATGCTGATCGGCTATTCGGGCATGCAGCCCGGTTACCGGGAAGACGCGGCCCGGCTGCGCGACGAATACGAGCAGATCCTGCGACGGCTGATCTCCGAAGGCGTTGCGCGGGGCGTGTTTCGCGACGTCGATCCCGCGCAGACGGGCCGCGCCATCCTGTCGATGCTCAATTGGATGGCGCGCTGGTACAAGCCGGGCGGCGAACAGGACGCGGAAGCGGTGGCCGACGGGTATTTCGATCTTTTGTGCGGCGGCATACGCCGTTGACGGGTCCTGACTACAACCGGCCCGAAGGCCGAGGAGACTTACATGGCGCTTGACGCTGAAACCCTGAATCTGCTGCTGGATGCCGTTCGCCGCTTCGTCGCGGAGCGGCTCGTTCCGGCCGAGCAGGCGCTGGCGGAAACCGGCACCATCCCCGAATCCATCGTCGCCGGCATGCGCGAGCTGGGCCTGTTCGGCCTGTCCATCGACCCCGCCTACGGGGGCTTGGGCCTGAACATGGAAGAAGAAGTGCAGGTCGCGATGGCGCTGGGCCATACATCGCCCGCCTTTCGTTCCCTGGCGGGCACCAATATCGGCATTGGTTCGCAGGCCATCGTGCTTGCCGGAACCGACGCCCAACGCGCCGCGTATCTGCCCCGGCTCGCGACCGGTGAACTCATCGGCTCCTTTGCGCTGACGGAGCCCGAAGCCGGCTCGGATGCGATGTCGCTGCGGACCTCCGCGCGTCGCGAGGGCGACCACTATATTCTGAACGGCACGAAGCGGTTCATCACCAATGCCCCCGTCGCCGGCCTCTTTACCGTCATGGCCCGCACCAGCCCGGAACGCAAGGCCGAGGCCATTTCCTGCTTCCTGGTGGAAGCCGGAATCCCCGGACTGACGCTGGGCAAGCCGGATAAGAAGATGGGTCAGGCCGGGTCCCTGACCTGCGATGTGATCTTCGACAACTGCCGTGTTCCGGCCGACGCCCTGCTGGGCGGCCAGGAAGGCAACGGTTTCCGCACCGCGATGCGGGTGCTGGACAAGGGCCGCCTGCATATCTCCGCGCTTTGCGTGGGCATCGCGCAACGGCTGCTGGGCGATGCGATCCGCTACGCGACCGAGCGCAAGCAGTTCGGCAAACCCATCGCCGATTTTCAGCTGATCCAGGCCATGATCGCCGATAGCCAGGCCGAGATCTACGCCGCGCAATCCATGGTCATGGACGCCGCGCGCAAGCGCGACCGAGGCGAGAACACCACGATGGAGGCGGCTTGCTGCAAGCTGTTCGCCTCTGAAATGGTGGGCCGCGTCGCTGACCGCGCGGTGCAGATCCATGGCGGCGCCGGCTATATCTCCGAGTACGCCGTCGAACGTTTCTATCGCGACGTGCGCCTGTTCCGGATCTACGAGGGAACGTCGCAGATCCAGCAGCTGGTGATCGCACGGGAGGCGATAAAGGCTGAATTGAATGCGTGAGCCGGGGGGAGGCAAGCCCGCCCCCGAAGCGCTATCGCGCTTCCCCTTCGAGGGGGCGCCGCTGGCGGACCGGCGGAGCCGGATCCGCGGCGGTCCGCAACGCTGGGACGCCTATTTTTGCGGCGGCGCGTCGAGGGGCGGGCGTGCGGCTGTCGGCGCCTGATTGGGCGCCGCGGCATCAGGCACAATAGCCGATTCGACATCCATCCCTGCCATTGACCCACGGAATCTGAAGCACGCGTCCATGACCACCCGTCCCGCTCCCCTTACCGGCATTCGCGTCCTCGACCTGACCCGCGTGCTTGCCGGCCCCTGGTGCACCCAGAATCTCGCCGATCTGGGCGCGGAAGTCATCAAGATCGAACGGCCGGGCAGCGGCGACGATACGCGCGGCTGGGGGCCGCCGTATTTGAAGGATGCCGAGGGCAACGACACAACGGAAGCGGCCTACTATTTGTCCGCCAACCGCAACAAGCTTTCGGTGGCGCTGGACATCGCATCGCCGCGCGGCGCCGAGCTGGTGCGCGAGCTCGCCATGCAAAGCGACATCCTGGTGGAAAACTTCAAGGTGGGCGGCCTGCGCAAGTACGGGCTGGACTACGACAGCCTGAGCAAGGTCAATCCGCGCCTGATCTACTGTTCCATCACCGGATTCGGCCAGACCGGCCCCTACGCCAGCCGTCCCGGCTACGACTTCATGATCCAGGGGATGGGCGGTTTGATGAGCATTACCGGCGAGCGCGACGACCTGCCGGGCGGCGGGCCGCAGAAAGCCGGCGTGGCCGTGGCCGATCTGATGACCGGCATGTATTCCGCCGTGGGCATCCTGGCCGCCCTGTTCGAACGCGAGCGCAGCGGCAAGGGCCAGCATCTGGACATGGCGCTGCTGGACTGCCAGGTGGCGATGCTGGCCAACCAAAATCTGAACTACATGACATCCGGGGTCGCGCCGCGGCGCGCCGGCAATGCGCACCAGAACCTGGTGCCCTACCAGGTGTTCGCTGTGAGCGATGGCCACATGATCGTCGCCGTCGGCAACGACAGCCAGTTCCGTGCTTACTGCGGCGTGATCGGCATGCCCGAATTGGCCGACGATCCGCGCTTCGCGACCAACCCGGGCCGTGTCGTGAACCGCGAGGCGCTGGTGCCCATTCTGGCCGAACGCATGCTGCAGGGCGCGCGCGATCACTGGCTGGCGGAACTGGAGCGCGTCGGCGTGCCGGCCGGCCCCATCAACACGCTGGACCAGGTGTATGAGGACCCGCAGGTGCGCTTCCGCCAGATGCGCCGCGATCTGCCGCATCCCGCCGCGGGCACGGTTCCCATGGCCGCGAGCCCGTTGCGCTTGTCGGGCAGTCCCGTCGAATATCGCCGTCCGCCTCCGATGCTCGGCGAACATACCGAGCAGGTTCTGCGCGAGCGGCTGGGCCTGTCCGACAGCGACATCCAGGCGCTCGCGGGCGGCGCGGCCTGAAGGCGCGATGTGACGGTGCGGGTTGCTCTGCAGGCGAGCGCGGCGGTCCGCCGTCGAAGATTCGGCCCGCCTCGATTGAGCGCCGCGCCGGGCCGGACACGAAGAGAACGAGCCAAGCAGGAGAGGAGCAAATGACGGATATCACCACCATCGGCATCGTCGGCGCCGGGGCCATGGGGCGCGGCATTGCGCAGATCGCCGCGCAGGCCGGCCTGACGGTCCGCCTGTACGACGCCAGCAGCGACGCCGTTGCGGCGGCGCGCGGCGCGCTGGAGCAGACCTGGAACAAGCTGGCCGACAAGGGCAAGCTCAGCCGCGACGATGCCGGCGCCGCGCTTTCGCGCATCGTGACCGCCGCATCGCTGGAAGCGCTGGCCGATTGCCAGTTGGTCATCGAGGCCATCGTCGAGCGCCTGGACGTCAAGCGCGACGTCTTCACGCAATTGGAAGCCGTGGTCGCGGACGACTGCATCCTGGCGTCGAACACTTCTTCGCTGTCCATTACGGCCATCGCGGCGGTCTGCCGGCTGCCGCAACGCGTGGCCGGTTATCACTTCTTCAACCCCGTGCCGCTGATGAAGGTCGTCGAGGTCATCGACGGCCTGCGCACCGATCCCGTGGTGGGCGACCGGCTGTCCGAGCTGGCGCATCGCATGGGCCACACCGCGGTGCGCGCGCGCGATATGCCGGGCTTCATCGTCAATCACGCGGGCCGGGGCATGAACACCGAAGGGCTGCGCGTGGCGCAGGAAGCAGTGGCCTCTTTCGCGCAGATAGACGCCATCATGCGGGAGCAAGCAGGCTTTCGCATGGGCCCGTTCGAGCTGATGGACCTGACGGCGCTGGACGTGTCCCATCCGGTCATGGAGTCCATCTACCGCCAGTTCTTCGACGAGCCGCGATTCCGCCCGTCGCCCATCACGACGGTGCGCTTGGCTGGCGGCCTGGTCGGCCGCAAGGCCGGTGAAGGTTTCTACCGCTATGCCGACGGCCATAAGCAGGCGCCGGCCGAGGCGGCCGCGCCGGCGTTGCCGCGCGGCTTGAAGGTGTGGGTCAGCGCCGTGCACCCGCAGGGGCACGACGCCGCGGTCGCGCTGATCGACGGACTGGGCCCGCATCGCGTGCAGGCCAGCGAGCCGCCGGACGACGCATTGATCGTGGTGACGCCCTATGGCGAAGACGTGTCGACCGCCGTGTTCACGCAGGGTCTGGATCCGGCGCGCACCGTGGGCCTGGACACCCTGCATGGTTTCGATCCCGCGCGCCGCCGCACGGTCATGACGTCGCCCGCCACGCTCGCGCCGTGGCGCGACGCCGCGCATGCCTTGTTCGCTACCGACGGCGCGCCCGTCAGCGTGATCGAAGACTCCCCGGGGTTCGTGGCGCAGCGCATTGTCGCCACCATCGTCAATATCGCCTGCGATATCGCGCAGCAGCGCATCGCGACTGCCGGTGATATCGACAAGGCCGTGACGCTGGGGCTCGGCTATCCCATGGGGCCGCTCGCGATGGGGGATATCCTGGGCGCGGCGCGTATCCTGGAAATCCTGCGCAACATGGAACGCGTTACGGGCGACCCGCGGTATCGCCCCAGCCTGTGGCTGCAGCGGCGGGTGCAGCTCGGTATGTCCTTGCTGGAAGGTTGAGCGCGGCGCGGCCGCTTGCGGGCGCCCCGCGTCACGCGGCCGCGGGCCGGTATCGCGCGCTCAAAGCACCACAAGGTTGTCGCGGTGCACGAGCTCCGGCTCGGTCATGCTGCCCAGCAGCGCTTCGATGCGCGAAGAGGGCTGGCGCATGATGCGGCGGGTTTCCGACGAAGAATAGTTCACCAGACCGCGCGCGCATTCGCGCCCCTCGGTATCCAGGCACGCGATCACGTCGCCGCGCTCGAAATCGCCCTGGACGTCAATCA
The sequence above is a segment of the Bordetella genomosp. 9 genome. Coding sequences within it:
- a CDS encoding CaiB/BaiF CoA transferase family protein; its protein translation is MTTRPAPLTGIRVLDLTRVLAGPWCTQNLADLGAEVIKIERPGSGDDTRGWGPPYLKDAEGNDTTEAAYYLSANRNKLSVALDIASPRGAELVRELAMQSDILVENFKVGGLRKYGLDYDSLSKVNPRLIYCSITGFGQTGPYASRPGYDFMIQGMGGLMSITGERDDLPGGGPQKAGVAVADLMTGMYSAVGILAALFERERSGKGQHLDMALLDCQVAMLANQNLNYMTSGVAPRRAGNAHQNLVPYQVFAVSDGHMIVAVGNDSQFRAYCGVIGMPELADDPRFATNPGRVVNREALVPILAERMLQGARDHWLAELERVGVPAGPINTLDQVYEDPQVRFRQMRRDLPHPAAGTVPMAASPLRLSGSPVEYRRPPPMLGEHTEQVLRERLGLSDSDIQALAGGAA
- a CDS encoding 3-hydroxyacyl-CoA dehydrogenase yields the protein MTDITTIGIVGAGAMGRGIAQIAAQAGLTVRLYDASSDAVAAARGALEQTWNKLADKGKLSRDDAGAALSRIVTAASLEALADCQLVIEAIVERLDVKRDVFTQLEAVVADDCILASNTSSLSITAIAAVCRLPQRVAGYHFFNPVPLMKVVEVIDGLRTDPVVGDRLSELAHRMGHTAVRARDMPGFIVNHAGRGMNTEGLRVAQEAVASFAQIDAIMREQAGFRMGPFELMDLTALDVSHPVMESIYRQFFDEPRFRPSPITTVRLAGGLVGRKAGEGFYRYADGHKQAPAEAAAPALPRGLKVWVSAVHPQGHDAAVALIDGLGPHRVQASEPPDDALIVVTPYGEDVSTAVFTQGLDPARTVGLDTLHGFDPARRRTVMTSPATLAPWRDAAHALFATDGAPVSVIEDSPGFVAQRIVATIVNIACDIAQQRIATAGDIDKAVTLGLGYPMGPLAMGDILGAARILEILRNMERVTGDPRYRPSLWLQRRVQLGMSLLEG
- a CDS encoding ABC transporter substrate-binding protein: MLFPRHALALLCASVGIAAALPAHAQTLKIALSAEPTSADPHYHKMTANDAFSAHVYSSLIGRDADMNLVPALATSWKNLDDLTWEIKLRHDVKFSNGKPFTSQDVLFTICRTLNNETNISASYATLTKMFTDVQTPDDYTVIIKTREPLPVMPAELARSLPIIWNGIVPHGKLTFAPKEGCGVTGPWPTVVDFNSGKDAIGTGPYMLKSYVKGTGIELVRNENYWGPKPYWKEVKMVPVPNAGPRMTGLLSGDFDLIENPAARDIQRVKENPNFGYVATPSTRLVFFQPDVGRSPSPLVKAPDGKNPLQDVRVRRAINMAIDRKAITQRIMDGMATPAYQYMPDGMFGGLAHAPEIKYDPAAAKKLLAEAGYPDGFELTVSSTNDRYINDGQVAQAVAQYLSRIGIKTHVDAMTASIYFPKRAKREFSFALGGWPSEVGEASALFQLWVTSLDAPKSLGTSNYGGYSNPEFDKVYREAAVTVDPDKRRAMLEESTRIALADVPLIPLHFESTLWAYRKGIAYEGRRDQYTLAMSAKPASDK
- a CDS encoding TetR/AcrR family transcriptional regulator translates to MSENRPHGGPPARSAGTPRLRPGRPPTMAAPRERILEEAARLFADSGYENSTMADVAGRLGVTKAAIYHYFPTKQDIYDAIIIDVLSGLTATVAAEVARETEPMARLRRFMLAHARYFQARHPQFVTMLIGYSGMQPGYREDAARLRDEYEQILRRLISEGVARGVFRDVDPAQTGRAILSMLNWMARWYKPGGEQDAEAVADGYFDLLCGGIRR
- a CDS encoding acyl-CoA dehydrogenase family protein, giving the protein MALDAETLNLLLDAVRRFVAERLVPAEQALAETGTIPESIVAGMRELGLFGLSIDPAYGGLGLNMEEEVQVAMALGHTSPAFRSLAGTNIGIGSQAIVLAGTDAQRAAYLPRLATGELIGSFALTEPEAGSDAMSLRTSARREGDHYILNGTKRFITNAPVAGLFTVMARTSPERKAEAISCFLVEAGIPGLTLGKPDKKMGQAGSLTCDVIFDNCRVPADALLGGQEGNGFRTAMRVLDKGRLHISALCVGIAQRLLGDAIRYATERKQFGKPIADFQLIQAMIADSQAEIYAAQSMVMDAARKRDRGENTTMEAACCKLFASEMVGRVADRAVQIHGGAGYISEYAVERFYRDVRLFRIYEGTSQIQQLVIAREAIKAELNA